One Tolypothrix bouteillei VB521301 DNA window includes the following coding sequences:
- a CDS encoding serine/threonine protein kinase, whose amino-acid sequence MSLCINPTCPKPNHPDNDENRFCQSCGSLMELQGRYRVMRLLSDKTGFGKIYEAYERDTPKILKVLKEELSTDAKAVELFQQEVAVLGQLEHSGIPNEDSYFQYQTRHGLNLHCIVMEKIEGPNLEQWLRQQQNRPISQDQAIAWLKQLAEILGLVHGKQYLHRDIKPSNIMIRPDGQLVLIDFGTAREVTRTYLAKLHGSAGGVTAIMSSGYSPPEQLNGLAVPQSDFFALGRTFVFLLTGQNPITLYDAHHNVLHWRDRTVGISPLLLNCVDWLMATEVSQRPANAQEILKRLAAIEQQLGGSAVATVNVVGSLETQPLSPPDTTTLPPKPHVPVQQPSEKVPLLSLFAALLVVLGFLGIVALATRSPQFASLPDYGQAPERKGKVDYFPYEEGRDSQGRIAEFNVAVLSVEYKWLLGSDFQVKYNDQVINLDALRSNLEQEGIQRIMENPTEIISVGTASCEGVVAVEERRALERSKQIQLLAKKIFSNTNSVKGYRLLNLGQFRRNDCQASQDLTAYQRSIIIIGVRKQSEGVLLDEALRDRLEKKPFADFKLEDYSLGFPEKFKTTPSNL is encoded by the coding sequence ATGAGCCTGTGTATAAACCCCACGTGTCCCAAACCGAACCATCCAGATAATGATGAAAACCGCTTTTGTCAAAGCTGTGGTTCCCTCATGGAATTGCAGGGACGTTATCGGGTGATGCGGCTTTTAAGTGATAAAACGGGTTTTGGAAAAATTTATGAGGCTTACGAACGGGACACGCCAAAAATTCTGAAGGTTCTTAAAGAGGAATTATCAACGGACGCCAAAGCAGTAGAACTTTTCCAGCAAGAGGTGGCTGTCTTGGGACAATTGGAACATTCTGGCATTCCCAATGAAGATAGCTACTTTCAGTATCAAACCAGACACGGTTTGAATTTACACTGCATTGTTATGGAAAAGATTGAGGGTCCTAACTTAGAACAGTGGCTGAGACAACAGCAAAATAGACCCATTTCTCAAGACCAAGCCATCGCTTGGTTGAAACAATTGGCCGAAATTTTGGGGCTCGTACATGGAAAGCAGTATCTGCACCGAGATATTAAGCCATCTAATATTATGATTCGACCGGATGGACAGTTGGTACTCATTGACTTTGGCACTGCTCGGGAAGTGACGAGAACTTACTTAGCAAAACTACACGGTAGTGCAGGGGGTGTCACAGCTATTATGTCTTCCGGTTATAGCCCCCCAGAACAATTGAATGGATTGGCTGTACCTCAATCAGATTTTTTTGCTTTGGGACGCACTTTTGTATTTTTGCTGACAGGACAAAACCCCATAACATTGTATGACGCCCATCACAACGTATTGCATTGGCGCGATCGCACTGTTGGTATTTCACCACTCCTGTTAAACTGTGTTGATTGGTTAATGGCAACAGAAGTTAGTCAACGTCCTGCTAATGCTCAAGAAATCTTAAAACGCCTTGCTGCGATCGAACAACAGTTGGGAGGAAGTGCTGTAGCTACTGTCAATGTTGTGGGAAGTTTAGAGACACAACCTTTGTCACCACCAGATACGACAACCTTACCACCAAAACCCCATGTCCCAGTACAACAGCCATCCGAAAAAGTGCCATTACTTTCCTTGTTTGCAGCTCTATTGGTGGTTTTAGGCTTTCTTGGTATCGTTGCTTTAGCAACACGGTCTCCACAATTTGCTTCACTTCCCGATTACGGACAAGCACCAGAAAGAAAAGGAAAAGTTGACTACTTTCCCTATGAAGAAGGTAGAGATAGCCAAGGTAGAATAGCTGAATTTAACGTAGCTGTTCTCTCTGTAGAATATAAATGGCTGTTGGGTAGTGATTTCCAAGTCAAATACAACGACCAAGTCATTAATCTAGATGCTTTGAGATCCAATTTAGAGCAAGAAGGTATACAGAGAATTATGGAAAATCCTACAGAGATTATTTCTGTAGGAACAGCTTCTTGTGAGGGGGTCGTAGCAGTTGAAGAACGTAGGGCGCTTGAGCGTTCAAAGCAGATACAACTTTTAGCTAAAAAAATATTTAGTAATACGAACAGTGTCAAAGGTTATCGCTTACTCAATTTAGGGCAATTTCGTCGCAATGACTGTCAGGCGAGCCAGGATTTAACCGCTTATCAAAGAAGCATTATTATCATCGGAGTTAGAAAACAATCAGAAGGCGTTCTTTTGGATGAAGCCCTTAGAGATAGGTTAGAGAAAAAACCATTTGCTGACTTTAAGTTAGAAGATTATTCTCTAGGGTTTCCAGAGAAATTTAAAACAACACCCAGTAATTTATAG
- a CDS encoding glutathione S-transferase family protein produces MKLYYAPASSYSQRVLIALYEKDAAFTPIEVNLFDKEERSQYTKINPFAKIPTLVTESGQILFEACIIIEYLDQKFQNKPHLIPQEPKLALEVRMLERIVDAYINRGREALFSDTQRPVEEQGSSEIKKAHRLLETACLQLEERLSDRTWLAGEEFSLADCAAAPTLSYLRMVYSYKHFPQLTNYVRRLESRPSVAKVQNSGREQMIQMLSALKNPLELMPLDNG; encoded by the coding sequence ATGAAACTCTACTATGCCCCAGCCTCATCCTACTCCCAGCGAGTCCTCATCGCTCTTTATGAAAAAGACGCAGCTTTTACACCTATAGAAGTTAATCTTTTTGACAAAGAAGAGCGATCGCAATATACAAAAATTAATCCTTTTGCCAAAATCCCCACGTTAGTAACCGAATCCGGTCAAATACTATTTGAAGCTTGCATCATTATCGAGTATCTCGACCAAAAGTTTCAGAACAAACCCCATCTCATCCCACAAGAGCCAAAGCTAGCTTTAGAGGTACGAATGCTCGAACGGATCGTTGACGCGTACATCAACCGAGGACGTGAAGCGTTATTTTCCGACACTCAGCGTCCGGTGGAAGAACAAGGCAGTAGTGAGATAAAAAAAGCACATCGATTACTAGAGACAGCGTGCTTGCAACTAGAAGAACGATTGTCTGATAGAACTTGGTTGGCTGGGGAAGAGTTTTCCCTTGCAGACTGTGCGGCTGCACCCACCTTAAGTTACCTGCGTATGGTTTACAGCTACAAGCATTTCCCTCAATTAACAAATTACGTTCGGCGTTTGGAATCCAGACCATCTGTGGCAAAAGTTCAAAACTCCGGACGAGAGCAAATGATACAAATGCTGTCTGCGTTAAAAAACCCTCTTGAATTAATGCCATTGGATAATGGCTAA
- a CDS encoding FAD-dependent monooxygenase: MNNIETDVLIVGGGPVGLSTALELRYQGINCILIEQSDGVVTDPKVSTVGPRSMELYRRWSISQHIRNAGWPVDHTLDVAWVTAVGGYEIYRVPFPSYAERSLPEYTPEPEQVCPQNLVAPVLMDALGQYPSGVIKLLCRLESFEQTDEEVVAKVTNIDSGNTEIIRAKYMVACDGARSIVRKACNVETPSFHPTQLFQSVVFNAPELASQLGSRNAMVFFLVNPKLQEPLRSVDGRGSYRLILKPKENGELRDPEEAVREAIAIDTPIEIVSNLKWYLTHRVADKFRQGRVFFAGDSAHTLSPSGGFGMNTGICDALDLGWKLAATLKGWGGEKLLDTYEMERRPIAVRNLEEANANLQRGQKRAVPPAITSDSPEGEAIRRSMAEGLERSNVKREFDAPGVHFGFRYESAIVIPDGTPPNSDPFQWTQNSYPGSRAPHAWLAPDKSILDLFGQGYVLLCFQEQQGTEAFAKACYDRRVPLTITFIEKPEIAQLYEKAYVLVRPDGHVAWRSDTLPSDPGTLIDRVRGYFS, encoded by the coding sequence ATGAATAATATTGAAACAGATGTTCTTATTGTTGGCGGCGGACCAGTCGGGTTATCAACAGCACTTGAATTGCGTTACCAAGGTATCAATTGTATCCTCATAGAGCAATCCGATGGAGTTGTCACTGACCCTAAAGTTAGCACGGTAGGACCCCGCTCTATGGAGCTTTACCGACGATGGAGTATCTCTCAGCACATACGCAATGCTGGATGGCCTGTCGATCATACTTTAGATGTTGCATGGGTAACGGCAGTAGGAGGTTATGAAATATACCGCGTACCTTTTCCATCTTATGCTGAGAGAAGCCTACCTGAATACACGCCAGAACCAGAGCAAGTTTGCCCTCAAAATTTGGTCGCACCCGTTCTGATGGATGCTTTGGGACAATATCCATCAGGAGTTATTAAACTTCTTTGTCGTTTGGAAAGCTTTGAACAAACGGATGAAGAAGTTGTCGCTAAGGTGACAAACATAGATTCAGGAAACACGGAAATCATTCGTGCTAAGTATATGGTGGCTTGCGATGGTGCTCGCAGTATAGTCCGTAAAGCTTGTAACGTTGAAACTCCATCATTCCATCCCACTCAACTGTTTCAAAGCGTTGTCTTTAACGCACCAGAGCTAGCAAGTCAATTGGGCTCGCGCAATGCTATGGTTTTCTTCCTGGTTAACCCCAAGTTACAAGAACCACTCCGCTCTGTCGATGGACGGGGATCGTACCGTCTCATTCTGAAACCAAAAGAAAACGGTGAGTTGCGCGACCCAGAAGAAGCTGTTCGAGAAGCGATCGCGATCGATACCCCCATTGAAATTGTTTCCAATCTCAAATGGTATCTCACCCATCGCGTTGCTGACAAATTCCGCCAAGGGCGCGTGTTCTTTGCAGGCGATTCTGCTCATACACTCTCACCTTCTGGTGGTTTTGGCATGAACACGGGGATATGTGATGCACTCGACCTGGGTTGGAAACTAGCTGCTACCCTCAAAGGTTGGGGCGGAGAAAAATTGCTCGATACCTATGAGATGGAAAGACGTCCTATTGCAGTCCGAAACCTCGAAGAAGCAAATGCTAACCTCCAACGCGGTCAAAAACGTGCTGTTCCCCCAGCAATTACAAGCGATTCTCCCGAAGGCGAAGCAATTCGGAGATCCATGGCTGAAGGTTTAGAGCGCAGTAACGTTAAGCGCGAATTCGACGCACCAGGGGTTCATTTTGGATTCCGTTACGAGTCAGCGATCGTTATCCCTGATGGTACGCCTCCTAACAGCGATCCTTTCCAATGGACTCAAAATAGTTATCCCGGATCGCGAGCACCCCATGCATGGTTAGCACCTGACAAATCTATATTGGATCTTTTTGGTCAAGGGTATGTGCTGCTGTGCTTCCAAGAACAACAAGGAACCGAAGCTTTTGCCAAAGCTTGCTACGACAGACGCGTTCCACTGACAATCACCTTTATCGAAAAACCGGAAATTGCCCAACTTTATGAAAAAGCTTATGTACTCGTGCGACCAGACGGACATGTTGCTTGGAGAAGCGATACTTTACCGAGCGATCCAGGTACTCTTATCGATCGCGTCCGAGGCTACTTTTCATGA
- a CDS encoding ferritin-like domain-containing protein, producing the protein MSILDFPRLHFQGFARTHAPTGHKNGLVDLSTNTVYMNGERFDRNRPLSEYHEYLQSLGPRFNAEGQWDENGSFSMAKGWDFGGNGHFAIEAKIVSTQREAGQVDQQDPAVGRSIDMWGHFNDYLATTFNRARIFDCDPASNWTTTIMVGQLTFGRQGVSHEVPYMLSAPVEGMQPARWQNFNYIRELPEHPLNGEFKRAEVYQFVIPKDAKDVLWGEETALSPTVSLLRSAMEREDVLGVVVQFSLSNMSAPLQPDSPVFWHLHGTIGLWCEGELKTYPQGRLLTPRHIFQNPEDRTLSNLTVAITPQGASLNMVTAVPCNGRAIQAGPGPTHAIASKLDLGELELRTVKSQRLVARIPKEAYQQPAHQLTSGIVDVPLAEPFENLCDEIEHQGLCIVGTHPNGQRQILVREEEINLQVNDACLFVEFPDEKRGLDYSVELEVRSFVRGRPAPVETVYLHQFYNPKGLPQLRYDFDRNPENVGKTFHFPQSLDIVHFKPGKREEMGDFTAKSTIATDEQGRGWVTVRGVQSGTARVLLSTRADEIPGDPSLTDRAIVSYDNEDRLGFWSGAGSFAVRVLTNDWHLEDIPDESVDFNLIYKHILAFYELSFSFMKAEVFSLADKCKVETYARLMWQMCDPCNKNKTYYMPPTRDMSQPQAMLLRKYLQNQQRVGYVPETKPTPKSTQRTIQTRDELVAALRHAAELEVAVMLQYVYAAYSIPNYVTGQEYVRRGLWTPEQLRLACGDGQEGHDYGMRGVLLDISREEMVHFLMVNNILMAIGEPFYPAIPNWNEANRRFPIEVDFALEPFGPSSLQRFLQFELPDFLVEDLAHETEPNDPSVDQLHSYGSLSELYRQIRTAIENIPDLIVVKKGCVGGEHHLFLRKDTNKSHPDYQFQVDDVNSALFAIDLIVEQGEGCEVDSPKFEESHYQKFRRIADALAREQTIDATTGHKLPWTPAYPALRNPTLHHKDYSSTVVTVPQTRAVMQIFNESYYLMMQLMVQHFGLMPHGSMRRSKLMNPAIDVMTGMMRPLGELLMTMPSGKRGKTAGPSFEIAHPPTYIPTPEIAYQAIASRFERLSHQARECEVIPSMVYEMFDFYARYFEDFAKNPQHIFG; encoded by the coding sequence ATGAGCATCTTAGACTTTCCACGCTTGCACTTTCAAGGCTTTGCCCGCACCCACGCCCCCACGGGACATAAAAACGGTTTGGTAGATCTGAGTACCAACACAGTTTATATGAATGGCGAACGTTTCGATCGCAACCGTCCTTTATCTGAATACCACGAATATCTTCAAAGCTTGGGACCTCGGTTTAATGCTGAAGGACAATGGGATGAAAACGGTTCTTTCAGTATGGCAAAGGGATGGGATTTTGGCGGAAACGGTCACTTTGCGATCGAAGCAAAAATTGTCAGTACCCAACGCGAAGCAGGACAAGTTGACCAGCAAGATCCAGCGGTCGGACGCAGCATTGATATGTGGGGACACTTCAATGATTACTTAGCCACAACTTTCAATCGCGCCCGGATCTTTGATTGCGATCCTGCTTCCAATTGGACAACCACAATTATGGTCGGTCAACTGACTTTTGGAAGACAGGGTGTATCCCATGAAGTCCCATATATGCTCTCTGCTCCTGTTGAAGGGATGCAACCCGCTCGCTGGCAAAACTTTAACTACATTCGAGAATTGCCAGAACATCCCTTGAACGGTGAGTTTAAGCGTGCAGAAGTCTATCAATTCGTCATACCCAAAGACGCCAAAGATGTGCTTTGGGGTGAAGAAACAGCACTTTCACCAACCGTTTCCCTATTACGTTCTGCAATGGAGCGAGAAGATGTGTTGGGAGTGGTTGTACAGTTTAGCTTAAGCAATATGTCGGCTCCGTTACAACCCGACTCACCAGTTTTTTGGCATTTACATGGAACTATCGGTTTGTGGTGTGAAGGTGAACTGAAGACTTACCCACAAGGTCGGTTGTTAACTCCCCGTCATATCTTTCAAAATCCGGAAGACAGAACGCTGTCTAACCTGACAGTTGCTATTACCCCTCAAGGCGCTAGCTTGAATATGGTGACAGCAGTCCCTTGCAACGGACGTGCAATTCAAGCAGGACCGGGACCTACTCATGCGATCGCTTCCAAGCTTGACTTGGGTGAGTTGGAACTGCGTACAGTAAAAAGCCAGCGATTGGTAGCACGCATTCCCAAGGAAGCATACCAACAACCAGCACATCAACTGACAAGTGGAATTGTAGACGTACCTTTAGCAGAACCCTTTGAAAATCTGTGTGATGAGATCGAACATCAGGGCTTGTGTATTGTTGGAACACATCCCAACGGTCAGCGACAGATTTTAGTTCGGGAAGAGGAAATTAATCTCCAAGTTAATGATGCTTGCTTGTTTGTTGAATTTCCAGATGAAAAGCGTGGGTTAGACTACTCTGTAGAATTAGAGGTGAGGTCTTTTGTCCGGGGTCGTCCCGCACCTGTGGAAACAGTCTACTTGCACCAATTTTACAATCCTAAAGGTTTGCCGCAGTTACGCTATGACTTCGATCGCAATCCAGAGAATGTCGGGAAAACTTTCCACTTTCCCCAAAGTCTAGACATCGTACATTTCAAACCCGGTAAGCGTGAGGAAATGGGCGATTTTACTGCTAAAAGTACTATCGCAACTGATGAACAAGGACGCGGTTGGGTGACTGTGCGGGGAGTTCAATCGGGGACTGCAAGGGTACTGCTATCAACACGGGCTGACGAAATACCGGGCGATCCTTCACTTACAGACCGAGCGATCGTTAGCTACGATAACGAAGATCGCCTTGGCTTCTGGTCTGGGGCTGGTTCCTTCGCCGTTCGAGTCTTGACTAACGATTGGCACTTAGAAGACATTCCAGATGAGTCAGTAGACTTCAACCTCATTTACAAACATATCCTAGCTTTCTACGAACTTTCCTTTTCCTTCATGAAAGCCGAGGTCTTCAGTTTAGCGGACAAATGCAAGGTCGAAACTTACGCTCGCCTCATGTGGCAAATGTGCGACCCTTGCAACAAAAACAAAACTTATTATATGCCACCCACACGAGATATGTCCCAACCTCAAGCAATGCTTTTGCGTAAATATTTGCAAAACCAACAGCGAGTGGGCTATGTTCCCGAAACCAAGCCAACACCAAAGAGCACTCAACGCACCATTCAAACTCGCGATGAACTCGTAGCCGCCCTGCGACACGCTGCAGAACTTGAGGTTGCAGTGATGTTGCAGTATGTCTACGCAGCATACTCCATTCCCAACTATGTCACGGGTCAAGAGTACGTGCGTCGGGGCTTGTGGACTCCCGAACAACTGCGTCTGGCTTGCGGTGACGGTCAGGAGGGACACGACTATGGAATGCGGGGCGTGTTGTTGGATATCTCCCGTGAAGAAATGGTTCATTTCTTGATGGTTAACAATATATTAATGGCGATTGGCGAACCTTTTTATCCAGCTATACCCAATTGGAATGAAGCGAATCGACGCTTCCCAATTGAAGTGGACTTTGCTCTAGAACCCTTTGGTCCATCTAGCTTGCAACGATTCTTACAATTTGAATTGCCTGACTTTTTAGTTGAAGATTTAGCTCATGAAACTGAACCCAACGATCCTAGCGTTGATCAGCTGCATAGTTATGGTTCGTTGAGCGAACTGTATCGCCAAATTCGTACTGCGATCGAAAATATTCCAGATTTAATTGTTGTTAAAAAGGGTTGCGTTGGTGGCGAACACCACCTATTCTTACGAAAAGATACTAATAAATCTCATCCCGATTATCAGTTCCAAGTAGACGACGTCAACAGTGCTCTCTTTGCCATTGACTTAATTGTCGAACAGGGAGAAGGTTGTGAGGTGGATTCACCTAAGTTTGAAGAATCTCATTACCAAAAATTCCGGCGCATTGCAGATGCACTGGCTCGCGAACAAACCATTGATGCGACTACCGGGCATAAATTACCTTGGACTCCAGCATATCCCGCGTTGCGTAACCCCACGCTCCATCACAAAGATTACAGTTCTACTGTTGTGACTGTTCCCCAAACCAGGGCCGTGATGCAAATTTTTAACGAGTCTTACTATTTAATGATGCAACTGATGGTGCAGCACTTCGGGTTAATGCCTCATGGTAGTATGCGGCGATCGAAGCTGATGAATCCAGCTATTGATGTGATGACAGGTATGATGCGTCCCTTGGGTGAACTGCTGATGACTATGCCTTCTGGGAAACGCGGGAAAACAGCTGGTCCTTCTTTTGAGATTGCCCACCCACCTACATACATTCCCACACCAGAGATTGCATATCAAGCGATCGCAAGTCGATTTGAACGCCTGAGTCATCAAGCAAGAGAATGCGAAGTCATCCCCAGCATGGTTTACGAAATGTTTGATTTCTACGCGAGATATTTTGAGGATTTTGCAAAAAATCCCCAGCACATATTCGGTTAA
- a CDS encoding DUF262 domain-containing protein, with protein sequence MAIIESRDYTLGELFKDFYVVKAYQREYVWEEKQVGELLEDIYQEFERNKSGTGWEYFIGSIIVCSSDRAYELIDGQQRMTTAYLILCSIRDYREKLKPQETVGSVKELIASSFVDQNGNEVFRDRVELQYDSCDVLKKIAMKEDFDEVPDSSSIKKIKKAYKFILDFFKEKFDEDIQEIKQFYARFTQNVKVVRVETKSVSHALTVFETINNRGIGLDAMDLLKNQMFMHLNSKDFEKLKSKWKKMISLLFKADEKPLRFLRYFITAKYESGERLREDRIYDWFVENKDICGYTENPLEFVDSLVNSAQAFLYFKNGQDKYGHLNRYLLNISYLSTKQHLTLLLASQHLSIELFTELCQEIENFLFVHIVTREGTSRLETLFTQWTGKLRKVSNKIELEKFILNELQPAKQKLSKQFELAFRQFSKSSIRKKMLQYVLAKLTQYIDEEAYGSIGAYTDLKNYINDTVEIEHILSQTVNKDKSLFDKPAEIEKYIQKLGNLTLLEGSINRSIKNKSFTEKKKAYPKSKFLITKSIAEKVNIGVNTAVDRAVRDLEPFSDWNTESIEKRQELLTQLAKKVWRIV encoded by the coding sequence ATGGCGATAATTGAATCTCGTGACTATACTTTGGGAGAACTCTTTAAAGATTTTTATGTAGTTAAAGCTTATCAGCGGGAGTATGTTTGGGAAGAAAAACAAGTTGGAGAGCTTCTTGAAGATATTTATCAAGAATTTGAGAGAAACAAATCCGGTACAGGATGGGAGTATTTTATAGGCAGTATTATTGTGTGCAGTTCAGATAGAGCTTATGAATTAATTGATGGACAGCAGCGAATGACAACTGCATACTTAATTCTCTGTTCTATAAGAGATTATCGAGAAAAGCTCAAACCACAAGAAACTGTTGGTTCGGTGAAAGAGTTAATTGCCTCTTCATTTGTGGATCAAAATGGAAATGAAGTATTTCGAGATAGAGTGGAACTTCAATATGATAGTTGTGATGTTTTGAAAAAAATTGCAATGAAAGAAGATTTTGATGAAGTTCCAGATTCTAGTTCTATCAAAAAAATTAAAAAAGCTTATAAATTTATTCTAGATTTTTTTAAAGAAAAATTTGACGAAGATATCCAAGAAATTAAACAGTTTTATGCTCGCTTCACTCAAAATGTAAAGGTTGTTCGTGTAGAAACAAAAAGTGTATCCCATGCACTTACAGTTTTTGAAACAATTAACAACCGTGGAATAGGTTTGGATGCAATGGATTTGCTAAAAAACCAAATGTTTATGCACTTAAATAGTAAGGATTTTGAGAAATTAAAAAGTAAATGGAAAAAAATGATTAGCTTACTATTTAAAGCTGATGAAAAGCCTTTACGCTTTCTTCGTTACTTTATAACTGCAAAATATGAGTCAGGCGAACGGCTTAGAGAAGATAGAATATATGATTGGTTTGTTGAAAATAAAGATATATGCGGGTATACAGAAAACCCTTTGGAATTCGTTGATAGCCTTGTTAATTCTGCTCAAGCTTTTTTATACTTTAAAAATGGACAAGATAAATATGGTCATCTAAATCGTTATTTGTTAAATATATCTTACCTTTCTACCAAACAACATTTGACATTACTATTAGCATCTCAGCATTTATCAATAGAACTTTTTACAGAATTATGTCAAGAAATAGAAAATTTTTTATTTGTTCATATAGTTACACGAGAGGGTACTAGCAGGCTCGAAACCTTATTCACTCAGTGGACTGGAAAGCTACGTAAGGTCTCTAATAAAATAGAGCTAGAAAAATTTATACTCAACGAGCTTCAACCTGCTAAACAAAAACTATCTAAACAGTTTGAGCTAGCCTTCCGTCAGTTCAGTAAATCTTCTATTAGAAAGAAAATGTTGCAATACGTTTTAGCAAAATTAACGCAGTATATTGATGAAGAAGCATACGGAAGTATTGGAGCTTATACTGATTTAAAGAATTATATTAATGATACAGTAGAAATAGAACATATTTTATCTCAAACAGTTAATAAGGATAAATCTTTATTTGATAAACCTGCTGAAATTGAAAAATATATTCAAAAACTTGGAAATCTTACATTACTTGAAGGATCAATTAATCGCTCAATAAAAAATAAATCATTTACAGAAAAAAAGAAAGCTTACCCTAAATCGAAGTTTTTAATTACCAAATCTATAGCAGAGAAAGTAAACATTGGTGTTAATACAGCTGTCGATCGTGCGGTAAGAGATTTAGAGCCATTTAGTGACTGGAATACTGAATCTATTGAAAAACGCCAGGAATTACTAACTCAATTGGCGAAAAAAGTTTGGCGCATTGTGTAA
- a CDS encoding DUF4351 domain-containing protein, whose protein sequence is MTRFIHDKFAKDYLEELLKNYGEVKTSEKVSGEIKEIDVFFIPAQPQNSDIQTLGLLGRFAEFPMIVEPFRNAASEDEICDCLLKLLEVRASMRREAKANKTKILKQKIPKLWILTPTASTNRLSSFNINQRPGWLPGIYFLGDALRAAIVVIHQLPPTPETLWLRLLGRGKVQQQAILELVELPENHPYQKATLELVYNLQENLRINQDIDKDDRELIMRLEPLYQRNREQAKEEGRLEGRQEGRLEGRQEGRLEGRQEGRLEGRQEGRLEGRQEGRLEGEQRLVMRQLNRLFGEIDASLTQQIRKLSIEQLEALGEVLLDFSEVA, encoded by the coding sequence ATGACCCGCTTTATACATGATAAGTTTGCAAAAGATTACCTTGAAGAATTACTCAAAAATTACGGGGAGGTCAAAACCTCAGAAAAAGTTTCAGGAGAGATCAAAGAAATTGATGTTTTCTTCATCCCCGCTCAACCCCAGAATTCTGATATACAAACATTAGGCTTGCTGGGCAGATTTGCTGAATTTCCGATGATAGTAGAACCATTTCGCAATGCAGCCTCTGAAGATGAAATCTGCGACTGCTTGCTAAAATTATTGGAAGTCAGAGCGTCCATGCGACGAGAAGCAAAAGCCAATAAAACTAAAATTCTAAAACAGAAAATTCCCAAATTGTGGATTCTCACTCCCACAGCATCTACTAACAGATTATCCAGCTTTAATATTAACCAAAGACCGGGATGGTTACCAGGAATTTACTTTTTGGGAGATGCGTTGAGAGCAGCAATTGTGGTTATACATCAGCTACCACCAACACCAGAGACGCTATGGTTACGACTGTTAGGTAGGGGAAAAGTGCAGCAGCAAGCAATTCTTGAACTCGTGGAGTTACCAGAGAATCATCCCTATCAAAAAGCAACGCTAGAATTAGTTTATAACTTGCAAGAAAATTTGAGAATCAATCAAGATATAGATAAAGACGACAGGGAGTTAATTATGCGATTAGAGCCGCTTTATCAACGCAATCGAGAACAAGCAAAAGAAGAGGGACGGCTTGAAGGACGACAAGAGGGACGACTTGAAGGACGACAAGAGGGACGACTTGAAGGACGACAAGAGGGACGACTTGAAGGACGACAAGAGGGACGACTTGAAGGACGACAAGAGGGACGACTTGAAGGAGAGCAACGTCTGGTTATGCGTCAGCTAAATCGCCTTTTTGGTGAAATCGATGCATCATTAACTCAACAAATTAGAAAATTATCTATAGAACAACTTGAAGCATTGGGAGAAGTCTTATTAGACTTTTCTGAAGTGGCTGA
- a CDS encoding OsmC family protein gives MTKFHSYSVAIAWTGNLGEGTANYRAYSRNHEIQSQDKPIIYGSSDPSFRGDPTRYNPEELLLASISACHMLWYLHLCASAKIVVMDYVDRPVGVMEETNNGSGRFTEVTLKPRVAIANSANIETATRLHEEAHKMCFIANSVNFPIRHSAETVAVDN, from the coding sequence ATGACAAAATTTCACAGTTACTCGGTTGCGATCGCTTGGACTGGTAATCTTGGGGAAGGAACAGCAAATTACCGAGCATACAGCCGCAACCACGAGATTCAAAGTCAAGACAAACCTATAATTTATGGCTCGTCTGACCCATCTTTTCGTGGTGACCCAACACGGTATAATCCAGAGGAACTGCTGTTGGCATCAATTTCTGCTTGTCACATGCTCTGGTATCTTCATTTGTGTGCTAGTGCAAAAATCGTTGTCATGGATTACGTCGATCGTCCAGTTGGTGTCATGGAAGAGACAAATAATGGAAGCGGACGATTTACTGAGGTTACACTCAAACCTCGTGTGGCGATCGCTAACAGCGCAAACATCGAAACAGCAACCCGTTTGCACGAAGAAGCTCATAAAATGTGCTTTATTGCTAATTCTGTCAATTTCCCAATACGTCACTCTGCTGAAACTGTTGCAGTTGATAACTAG
- a CDS encoding DUF4351 domain-containing protein, whose amino-acid sequence MGEVLLDFSEVADLQTWLNQS is encoded by the coding sequence TTGGGAGAAGTCTTATTAGACTTTTCTGAAGTGGCTGATTTACAAACTTGGTTAAATCAATCTTAA